In Thalassococcus sp. S3, the sequence GGCCGTCAGCCCATGGCGGAGTGTGGGCAGCGAAAACCGGGTGCCCGATTTCAGCATCTTTCGATACACGCCCGGCGCGGCTGCGAAAATCGTCGCCTGATGGCTGTCGAGCAGTGCCGGAAGGTCCGAGATATCGACACCCGCTTCGGGGATCAGGGCGGTCGCCCCTTGGGTCCAAGGGTCCATCAGGCCGGTGCCCAGGGTATAGGTCCAGTTGAAGGCGCCGGCATGAAGAAGACGGTCCTGCGCGGTCAGACCGTACCAGCCCTCCATCATCATCAGGCGCGCCCAGATGGCCCGATGCGCATGGGCAACCGCACGCGGTATGCCGGAGGTGCCGGATGTGAAGATGATATAGGCAAGACGGTTCGGATCGCCCATCGCGTAGGGCGCGGGCGGCAAAGCACGCATCGACTGCAGGGATTTCAGCGGGATTGTCCGCTCATGAGGGGCCGTCGCCACCTTTGGATCGTGCAGCACCGCAGCGGGTTTCACGATCTCGAAGATCCGGGCGACTTCCCGCTCGGTCAGTTGCGACGATGTCGGCGTCGGGACAAGGCCCGCCGCGATGGCGCCAAGATAGGCGAGCGGGAAATCAATGGTGTTGCCCAGCCGCAGGATCAATCGGTCGCCGGGTGTCAATCCTTGCGCCAGAAGTCCCGCGGCGGTTCCGCGCACCGCCGCCTCGAGCCTTGCATAGCTCCACTTTTCGGCGTCCGCGGCGGATATCACCTCAAGCGCGGTTTTGTCCGGTTGCGCCTTTGCATGCTGCAGAACATGCGCCGCCAGGTTGAATGGTGCGGGGCAGGGGGCGGGCGGGCCTTGGTCGAAGACGGATAACATGGCGCTTTCGCTAGCCCGCGTGTCATCACGTTGCAAGCGCGGCGCGCGCTGCCTATAGACGTTTCATGACGTCACGTGATCCAAAAT encodes:
- a CDS encoding class I adenylate-forming enzyme family protein, with translation MLSVFDQGPPAPCPAPFNLAAHVLQHAKAQPDKTALEVISAADAEKWSYARLEAAVRGTAAGLLAQGLTPGDRLILRLGNTIDFPLAYLGAIAAGLVPTPTSSQLTEREVARIFEIVKPAAVLHDPKVATAPHERTIPLKSLQSMRALPPAPYAMGDPNRLAYIIFTSGTSGIPRAVAHAHRAIWARLMMMEGWYGLTAQDRLLHAGAFNWTYTLGTGLMDPWTQGATALIPEAGVDISDLPALLDSHQATIFAAAPGVYRKMLKSGTRFSLPTLRHGLTAGEKLSATLAEAWEGATGTGLYEAYGMSECSTFISSSPAAPVPADALGRPQTGRRVAILGADGPVELGKEGVIAVHRDDPGLMLEYLGAPEETQARMNGDWFLTGDQGVMTKDRRIHYLGRADDMMNAGGYRVSPLEVEAALATCPGVEQIGVTDIEVKEDTRIIAAFYTGPTPLSQDTLAQFADTRLARYKQPRAYIYLDDLPTGANGKLLRRALKDHVKGQLK